Proteins from one Cicer arietinum cultivar CDC Frontier isolate Library 1 chromosome 3, Cicar.CDCFrontier_v2.0, whole genome shotgun sequence genomic window:
- the LOC140919758 gene encoding uncharacterized protein produces MPPKTRIPTIRGLVDESIAQAQGARQRGRVSVCARNRRRANVGRRGLDANVEVPSRRHENPAMEEFAAGLQGLQQVVQQLFGVVIEQQQKGDQKHENSNGQQEVKEVELQRTAAARGIDVTLPDFMKLKPPTLSRSSAIEDPQQFIDSLEQLWRALGCFEVIVVELTSFQLIGVARDWFDIVSCGRQVGSPPLAWKEFSQLFMARFLPKSVRDGLAHEFERLEQTKGMPVSKYSARFTRLSRHASYPITEEMCVKRFIRGLRDYLFRFVIEQRQRKKEKVIASSLRGQCKVVDQILEQHHNPLSLRDIPVFQLHDVLFIVGFTLEIVLEMVTVRPVLYMCNKVGILMSEVHEYLSMEVEDLVVEDAQTCNAVVTSMLFICSRDAHVLFDLGATHSFVSSRFATRLGKCPSSLDEALVVATSVGGNLLAKLVYCSYDITIEGMVLPVYLVVIDLIDFDVILGMDWLTFHRTTLDGHNKVAKFEILGLSVFSFQGARCWVQHNQISALRASKLMRRGCQVYLTLVRDTQVVDEKLEEIIIACEFPELSIKRDDITKTIFRTHYGHYEFMVMSFGLTNAPIAFMDLMNRVFKLFLDQFMIVFIVDILVYSQSKEEHEQHLRIIVDPSKVEVVQNWPKPTTVKEIQSFVGLVGYYRCFVKDFSKIASSLTRLTQKKVEFRWTDACEENFQKLEYFTSAPILALPIGGEVYAVYCDASRVDLSCVLMQQGKVIAYASRQLKRHEVNYRTHDLEMAAVIFALKIWRHYLYGETC; encoded by the exons ATGCCACCTAAGACTAGGATTCCTACTATAAGGGGACTTGTTGATGAGTCAATTGCCCAAGCCCAAGGCGCTCGTCAACGAGGCCGTGTTTCAGTCTGTGCTCGAAATAGGCGGAGAGCTAATGTTGGCAGACGTGGCTTGGATGCCAATGTTGAGGTACCCTCGAGGAGGCACGAAAATCCAGCCATGGAAGAGTTTGCCGCTGGTCTACAAGGATTACAACAGGTTGTCCAACAACTTTTTGGGGTTGTCATCGAACAACAACAGAAGGGTGATCAAAAACATGAAAATTCCAATGGTCAACAAGAGGTTAAAGAAGTTGAGCTTCAGAGGACGGCTGCAGCGAGGGGGATTGATGTTACTTTACCAGACTTCATGAAGCTTAAACCCCCTACTTTGTCTAGGTCTAGTGCAATTGAGGACCCACAACAATTCATTGATAGTCTAGAGCAACTTTGGAGAGCATTGGGGTGTTTTGAGGTAATAGTAGTGGAACTGACATCATTTCAGCTAATAGGTGTGGCACGTGATTGGTTTGATATAGTGTCATGTGGTAGACAAGTTGGGTCACCTCCGTTAGCATGGAAAGAGTTCTCTCAATTGTTCATGGCTCGTTTTCTTCCAAAGAGTGTTAGAGATGGATTAGCTCATGAGTTTGAGCGATTGGAGCAAACAAAGGGTATGCCAGTTTCAAAGTATAGTGCTCGTTTTACACGACTCTCTAGACACGCTTCTTACCCTATCACTGAGGAGATGTGTGTCAAGAGGTTCATCAGAGGATTGAGGGATTACTTATTTAGATTTGTG ATTGAGCAACGACAAAGGAAAAAGGAG AAGGTCATAGCGAGCAGTCTTCGGGGACAATGCAAAGTCGTTGATCAGATTCTGGAGCAGCATCACAATCCACTTTCCCTCAGAGACATTCCGGTGTTTCAGCTACACGATGTTCTATTTATAGTAGGTTTCACTTTGGAAATTGTTCTAGAGATGGTAACCGTAAG GCCCGTTCTTTATATGTGCAACAAAGTGGGAATTCTTATGTCAGAGGTTCACGAATATCTTAGTATGGAGGTAGAGGATTTAGTGGTAGAG GATGCTCAGACATGCAATGCAGTAGTTACAAGTATGCTTTTTATTTGTTCGAGAGATGCTCATGTGTTGTTTGATCTTGGAGCTACTCATTCTTTTGTATCCTCGCGGTTCGCTACTCGACTAGGTAAATGTCCATCTTCTTTAGATGAAGCTTTAGTTGTAGCTACATCTGTTGGAGGAAATTTGCTTGCTAAGTTAGTGTATTGCTCTTATGATATAACTATTGAGGGCATGGTGTTGCCAGTATATTTAGTAGTTATTGACTTGATAGATTTTGATGTGATTTTGGGTATGGATTGGTTAACTTTTCATCGTACCACTTTGGATGGTCATAACAAAGTGGCTAAATTTGAGATACTGGGGCTATCAGTCTTCTCGTTTCAAGGAGCACGATGTTGGGTACAACATAACCAAATCTCAGCCTTGAGAGCTAGCAAGTTAATGAGAAGAGGTTGTCAAGTGTACTTAACCTTGGTGAGGGATACACAAGTGGTTGATGAGAAATTGGAAGAAATTATAATAGCATGTGAATTTCCAGAG TTGAGTATTAAGAGGGATGATATAACAAAGACAATTTTTCGTACGcattatggacattatgaatttaTGGTTATGTCCTTTGGGCTTACTAATGCCCCAATAGCTTTCATGGATTTGATGAATCGTGTTTTTAAACTATTCTTAGATCAATTCATGATTGTGTTTATTGTTGATATCCTTGTTTATTCCCAGAGTAAAGAAGAACACGAGCAACATTTAAG AATAATCGTTGATCCAAGTAAGGTGGAAGTAGTGCAGAATTGGCCCAAACCTACCACGGTAAAGGAGATTCAGAGTTTTGTTGGTTTAGTTGGATATTATCGCTGTTTTGTGAaggatttttcaaaaattgcatCATCGTTGACTAGGTTGACCCAAAAGAAAGTTGAGTTCCGATGGACTGATGCATGTGaggaaaactttcaaaaattggAGTACTTTACGTCAGCACCTATTTTGGCATTACCTATAGGTGGTGAAGTTTATGCtgtttattgtgatgcttctagAGTTGATCTTAGTTGTGTACTTATGCAACAAGGTAAGGTTATTGCATATGCATCTAGGCAACTCAAGAGGCACGAGGTAAACTATCgtacacatgatttggaaatggcTGCAGTAATTTTCGCTCTTaagatttggaggcactatCTATATGGTGAAACTTGTTGA